From one Triticum urartu cultivar G1812 chromosome 3, Tu2.1, whole genome shotgun sequence genomic stretch:
- the LOC125542640 gene encoding E3 ubiquitin-protein ligase PRT6-like, translated as MAGIDDGGAAAAAAAQLVQKLIICGVPEEQQHQEGLLMYLEERKDKVSEITAAILSAGTDLMESSKKDEDSSSSSNAYSESLLWLQWMMFRRNPDAMLHDMELSSEDNRAVCGTVWGQNGVAYRCRTCESDPTCVICVPCFQNGNHKDHDYSILETGGGCCDCGDATAWKPEGFCSRHKGAEQIKPLTEELVSSVGPVLDELLLFWKERICVPRAKADDYCKRVAQELTVSVADMLLRFCACSESLLSFVCQRIHESPGLLDALMRAERILDKKVVIKLHELLLKLIAEPAFKYEFAKVFIQYYPVAFSEVIKGGNDYVLEEYPLIPAFSVQIFTVPALTTRLVREHNLLGTLLECLTALFLSCVGEDGRLQTSKWVNLYDASFRLLEDARYVLRHEEVSMYVASERPDLTSSWVKLLLLVQGMDPQKRVTSIHVEDENENLSAPFVLGHYLGVIQSLLMTGVFSSLGQQESTSVTICSTTIKGIESVENRRLAKVGRVSQENSVFNLSTRESSLNRELLAPAACLIRQCLKAIGSWLEQIGEVSVKVNEGSQLDNVSDYYEVIGPPIQESDNMLLIGQGGMPQVGNITGKGKMQESSSAPDVQLHTENAIAATLTGGNLLYAHPDSGTDEQQGILSKTGWHHVVSDVSSQETSFHIPLHRMLSLLLREAMKKCSGEDAKTEECSVVRSNEFFSQVFGGCEPHGFASVVMEHPLRVRVFCAQVRAGMWRKNGDAPTLSAEWYRSVQWFEQGLESDLFLLQCCGALSSPEFFVRTIQERFGLSDYTSLDLTQQNEHEPVLIQEMLTLIVQLVKERRFCGCSTADNLKRELIYKLAVGDATHSQIVRSLPRDLSSSEQLQDVLDSVAVYSDPSGKKKGKYVLREAFWKELDLYHPRWSSRELQVAKERYCRFCKVSTLGAQLPQWTNVLSPLRSISKIATSKAVLQVVRAVLFYAVYTDASSVSRAPNNVLVTGLHLLSLALDICESESQISADQYGMDIVQHDDESWVVLSSDEKEAFPILTYSTELVSPETDKLKKDSMLTLLVSLMHKEKNDSTFSGCNIPSLVETLLKRFAKLSKQCMSAVRQLAPQVLPSIPDHASAKQNLGSPDSTGKHQCEAAIMAKMGAEQSKPAESMKSSGNEWHDVPTFEPDAPKSTAVETRPVCSLCQDSDSKSPLCCLIRLQSAMETMMAETVEDGQTPRSVAEFASKVLSHVSSTSSLKLPAVQVLEDKLEAERRGASALREEIGALKKQAERVDAVIAKTQQEMKEVRKKQAETDQILQLLLRRSQGNPTS; from the exons ATGGCCGGGATCGACGACGGcggggccgccgccgccgccgccgcgcagcTGGTGCAG AAGCTGATAATATGTGGAGTTCCAGAAGAGCAGCAACATCAAGAAGGCTTGCTCATGTATTTGGAGGAGCGCAAGGATAAGGTTTCCGAGATCACGGCGGCCATCTTGTCAGCAGGCACTGATTTAATGGAGTCATCAAAGAAGGATGAagacagcagcagcagcagcaatgcTTACAGTGAGAGCCTGTTGTGGTTGCAGTGGATGATGTTCCGCAGAAACCCAGATGCAATGCTTCATGACATGGAGCTTAGCTCTGAGGATAACCGTGCTGTCTGCGGGACTGTCTGGGGGCAGAATGGCGTTGCTTACCGCTGCCGGACCTGCGAAAGTGACCCCACATGCGTGATTTGTGTTCCGTGCTTCCAGAATGGTAATCACAAGGATCATGATTACTCCATCCTTGAAACAGGTGGTGGGTGTTGTGATTGTGGGGATGCTACTGCTTGGAAGCCTGAAGGGTTCTGCTCGAGGCATAAGGGGGCCGAACAAATTAAGCCTCTTACCGAGGAGCTTGTGAGTTCCGTAGGGCCTGTGTTGGACGAGCTGTTGCTGTTCTGGAAGGAGAGGATATGCGTGCCTCGTGCAAAGGCTGATGATTATTGCAAGAGGGTTGCCCAAGAGTTGACGGTTTCTGTCGCTGACATGCTGCTTCGCTTCTGCGCATGTAGTGAAAGCCTTCTAAGTTTTGTGTGCCAAAGGATCCATGAGTCCCCTGGTCTCTTGGATGCATTGATGAGGGCAGAGAGGATACTGGACAAGAAAGTTGTGATCAAATTGCATGAGTTGCTTTTGAAGCTTATCGCTGAACCGGCTTTTAAGTATGAGTTTGCCAAAGTTTTCATACAGTACTACCCTGTTGCATTTTCTGAAGTTATTAAAGGGGGCAACGACTATGTGCTGGAGGAGTATCCACTGATACCAGCCTTTTCTGTCCAAATATTTACTGTGCCTGCGCTGACTACAAGGCTTGTGCGCGAGCACAATTTGTTGGGTACTCTCCTTGAATGTTTGACAGCTCTGTTTCTTTCTTGCGTTGGTGAGGATGGTCGTTTACAG ACGAGCAAATGGGTAAATTTGTATGATGCTTCTTTTAGATTATTGGAAGATGCGCGCTATGTCCTGAGACATGAGGAGGTTTCCATGTATGTTGCTTCTGAGAGGCCTGATCTGACAAGTTCATGGGTTAAGCTGTTGTTACTTGTGCAAGGAATGGATCCTCAGAAGAGAGTGACGAGTATTCATGTTGAAGATGAGAATGAGAATCTGTCTGCGCCTTTCGTGCTAGGTCACTATCTTGGGGTCATTCAGAGTCTTTTGATGACGGGAGTATTTTCTTCTCTTGGGCAACAAGAGTCAACAAGTGTTACCATATGCTCCACTACGATAAAAGGCATCGAAAGTGTTGAGAACCGGCGGCTTGCAAAAGTTGGAAGGGTCTCCCAGGAGAACTCGGTATTCAATTTGAGTACCAGAGAGAGTTCTTTGAACAGGGAATTACTGGCCCCTGCTGCCTGTTTAATTCGTCAGTGCTTGAAAGCTATTGGTAGCTGGCTGGAACAGATTGGTGAGGTGAGCGTGAAGGTAAATGAAGGATCCCAACTAGATAATGTTTCAGATTATTATGAAGTGATTGGTCCTCCTATTCAAGAGTCCGACAACATGTTGCTGATAGGTCAAGGGGGGATGCCTCAAGTTGGTAACATCACAGGAAAGGGAAAGATGCAAGAATCTAGCAGTGCACCGGATGTACAGTTGCACACTGAAAATGCCATTGCCGCTACTCTGACTGGTGGCAACCTTCTATATGCTCACCCAGATTCAGGAACTGATGAACAACAAGGTATACTCAGCAAGACAGGCTGGCATCATGTTGTCTCTGATGTCAGTTCACAAGAAACGTCTTTTCATATCCCTTTACACCGTATGCTTTCATTACTATTGCGGGAAGCAATGAAGAAATGTTCCGGAGAGGATGCCAAAACAGAGGAATGTTCGgttgtgcggtccaatgagttcTTCTCTCAGGTATTTGGAGGTTGTGAGCCTCATGGGTTTGCTTCAGTTGTGATGGAGCATCCATTAAGAGTTAGAGTGTTTTGCGCACAAGTGCGTGCCGGAATGTGGCGTAAGAATGGTGATGCACCTACACTAAGTGCTGAGTGGTACCGCTCTGTGCAATG GTTTGAACAGGGCTTGGAGTCGGATTTGTTTCTGCTTCAATGCTGTGGTGCATTATCTTCTCCAGAGTTCTTTGTGAGGACCATTCAAGAAAGATTTGGTCTATCAGATTATACATCTCTGGATCTCACTCAACAGAATGA GCATGAGCCGGTTCTTATACAAGAAATGCTAACCTTGATTGTGCAACTAGTCAAAGAACGCAGATTTTGTGGGTGTTCCACAGCAGACAACTTGAAGAGAGAATTGATTTATAAATTGGCTGTTGGAGATGCCACCCATAGCCAGATTGTGAGGTCTCTTCCCCGTGACCTTTCGTCAAGCGAACAACTTCAAGATGTTCTAGATTCAGTCGCAGTTTATTCTGATCCATCTGGAAAGAAAAAG GGCAAGTATGTGCTTCGCGAAGCATTCTGGAAGGAATTGGACTTGTATCACCCGCGTTGGAGTTCCAGGGAATTACAGGTTGCTAAGGAGAGATATTGCCGTTTTTGCAAAGTTTCTACTCTTGGCGCTCAACTACCTCAATGGACTAATGTTCTTAGTCCTCTGCGGAGTATTTCTAAGATTGCCACCTCCAAAGCTGTCCTTCAAGTTGTTCGTGCTGTTCTCTTTTATGCTGTTTACACTGACGCATCATCAGTATCACGTGCCCCTAACAATGTTCTTGTGACTGGTCTGCACCTGCTTTCGTTGGCACTTGACATATGTGAATCAGAGAGTCAAATTTCGGCGGACCAGTACGGGATGGACATAGTGCAGCATGATGATGAATCGTGGGTTGTTCTGTCATCGGATGAAAAAGAGGCTTTTCCCATATTGACCTACTCTACAGAACTAGTCTCCCCAGAGACTGACAAACTAAAGAAGGATAGCATGCTAACCTTGCTTGTTTCACTGATGCACAAGGAAAAGAATGACAGCACCTTTTCTGGATGCAATATTCCTTCTCTAGTTGAGACCTTGTTAAAGAGATTTGCCAAGTTAAGTAAGCAGTGCATGTCTGCAGTAAGACAACTGGCACCACAAGTACTCCCATCCATTCCAGATCATGCCAGCGCCAAACAGAATTTAGGATCTCCAGATTCGACGGGAAAACACCAATGCGAAGCTGCAATCATG GCAAAAATGGGAGCAGAGCAGTCAAAACCTGCTGAAAGTATGAAGTCCTCAGGAAATGAATGGCATGACGTTCCAACATTTGAGCCAGATGCGCCCAAATCAACTGCCGTTGAGACGCGGCCAGTTTGCTCTCTGTGCCAGGATTCGGATTCCAAAAGTCCACTCTGCTGTTTGATTCGTCTTCAG AGTGCCATGGAAACTATGATGGCAGAGACTGTTGAAGATGGTCAGACACCAAGATCAGTTGCAGAGTTTGCTTCCAAGGTACTCTCCCATGTCAGTTCCACAAGCTCGCTGAAGTTGCCGGCTGTTCAAGTTCTTGAGGATAAACTCGAGGCGGAAAGACGGGGTGCATCTGCACTCCGGGAAGAAATCGGTGCCCTGAAGAAGCAAGCAGAAAGGGTTGATGCGGTCATCGCCAAAACCCAACAGGAGATGAAGGAAGTCAGGAAGAAGCAAGCCGAGACTGACCAGATTCTTCAGCTTCTGTTACGCAGATCTCAGGGTAACCCCACTTCTTAG